A portion of the Bifidobacterium sp. ESL0800 genome contains these proteins:
- a CDS encoding DUF6020 family protein: MQHRTGTAAIEETERLDTSQSTTWYSGIAFPIMLGFVFTCGTNAATTAAIPFTTVYFYLQIALFSIFFWCLFNILYVWINGTKKHDSSAWYKKPISRVSNLVNGRLSLLRFEHREHPVAVCRDALRILCCWSPYVLLLLPYNIYWDTGDQIAQALGVSAFGKPAGTVWDHHPFFDTFLYGWFAKFGRDVLHSIDLGLAAYVICQTIVFALVFAELLAYLKGKKIRNGLLAFLTAFLCLFPVFPMMSMTITKDVTNAAAMMVWVLMFVKLVDTDLTALKRPLFDLGFLIACLLASLTQKLGMAIVAVCLIALIFGHYRALLKIVAVVFATCTVVIVGVLIPKYAYGPLRVIPGSSQAAIAMPIQMLGRTAHEFPEDVTPQEKRQVESYLMYDWGQVAYNYNPYITDPVTGFQLRSEKSNITDFLKAWSSIGLRHPLTYFSAFVALESGWFTFNGPIQCKSPDEQKNKTPVPMFMRPITQTSANKDTFGKVDHILSAGKRSKTVDQMYQATLAIPVVNTLFYVSTWTSIIPFFTLYYLWRRRKFTMLNDWMRLLPYWISTASLLVYPVSLSTLDNQDNPTRYMFHALMLAPLAIGLIAVAGKSDSRPALSSKEQKDTSESE, from the coding sequence ATGCAGCACAGAACCGGCACAGCCGCAATCGAAGAGACCGAACGATTGGATACGTCACAGAGCACAACCTGGTATTCCGGAATCGCCTTTCCGATAATGTTGGGCTTCGTGTTCACTTGCGGCACCAATGCGGCGACCACAGCGGCGATTCCGTTTACCACCGTTTATTTCTATCTGCAAATCGCTTTGTTCAGCATCTTTTTCTGGTGTCTGTTCAACATACTTTATGTATGGATCAACGGCACTAAGAAACACGATAGCTCAGCGTGGTATAAAAAGCCGATCAGCCGTGTTTCGAATCTCGTGAACGGGAGGCTTTCACTCCTCAGGTTCGAGCATAGGGAACACCCCGTAGCCGTATGCAGGGACGCTCTTCGAATCCTCTGTTGTTGGTCACCTTACGTGCTGCTCCTGCTTCCCTACAACATCTATTGGGATACCGGAGATCAGATCGCCCAGGCTCTGGGCGTCTCCGCATTCGGCAAACCCGCCGGCACCGTTTGGGACCATCACCCGTTCTTCGATACCTTCCTATATGGCTGGTTCGCAAAATTCGGACGCGATGTGTTGCATTCCATTGATTTGGGTCTCGCTGCTTATGTCATTTGCCAAACCATCGTATTCGCACTCGTCTTCGCGGAGCTCCTTGCCTATCTCAAAGGCAAAAAGATCCGAAACGGCCTGTTGGCGTTCCTGACGGCTTTCCTTTGCCTCTTCCCGGTTTTCCCGATGATGTCCATGACCATTACCAAAGACGTGACCAACGCAGCGGCCATGATGGTGTGGGTGCTCATGTTCGTAAAACTGGTCGATACGGACCTTACGGCTCTCAAGCGTCCCTTGTTCGATTTAGGCTTTTTGATTGCCTGCCTGCTCGCATCGTTGACCCAGAAATTGGGGATGGCAATCGTCGCGGTTTGTCTTATCGCCCTTATCTTCGGCCATTACCGCGCTCTTTTGAAAATCGTGGCCGTTGTTTTCGCCACTTGTACGGTTGTCATCGTCGGGGTTCTCATCCCGAAATACGCCTACGGCCCTCTTCGTGTCATTCCTGGTTCCTCCCAGGCGGCCATTGCCATGCCCATTCAAATGCTCGGCAGGACCGCCCACGAATTCCCGGAGGATGTGACGCCTCAAGAGAAGCGACAAGTGGAATCCTATCTCATGTATGATTGGGGTCAGGTTGCCTATAATTACAACCCATACATCACCGACCCGGTAACAGGGTTCCAACTGCGCAGCGAAAAATCCAATATAACGGACTTCCTTAAGGCTTGGTCCTCAATCGGGCTGAGGCATCCTCTCACCTACTTCAGCGCATTCGTTGCCCTTGAATCAGGTTGGTTCACCTTCAACGGACCGATTCAATGCAAATCTCCCGATGAGCAGAAAAACAAGACCCCTGTGCCGATGTTCATGCGTCCCATTACCCAGACAAGCGCCAACAAAGACACCTTTGGAAAAGTGGACCATATTTTGTCTGCAGGCAAAAGAAGCAAGACCGTAGATCAAATGTATCAGGCGACGCTTGCAATCCCAGTCGTGAATACGCTGTTCTACGTATCCACTTGGACTTCGATTATTCCGTTTTTCACCCTGTACTACCTGTGGAGACGCCGCAAATTCACCATGCTGAATGATTGGATGAGACTTCTTCCTTATTGGATATCCACAGCGAGCTTATTGGTATACCCGGTATCGTTGTCCACGTTGGACAACCAAGATAATCCAACTCGTTACATGTTCCATGCCCTGATGCTGGCCCCTCTGGCTATCGGGCTCATAGCAGTTGCCGGAAAATCCGACTCCAGGCCAGCCTTATCATCTAAGGAACAGAAAGATACATCAGAATCCGAGTAA
- a CDS encoding acyltransferase: protein MAKPKQTRRLNVEVLRIFAMLLIVACHGILHIPWMLNVDKGLAFKPGWRYALSYLVVQYGQVGVAIFFVISGYFLVRKRFNWTRIFKTWFQMFCYGILVFAIIFICALNMRLPGGISDSFHGDNLITTLVWTFLPFFFGSYWFITAYICMLLLSPFLNALFDNLSERYIDALIGLLAIFGIWMLFFDRGKAWDNVTYAVLGYLIGGWIRNYADKHSKILRTRNLVFLIILFTICMAVFNHVSASGVHVVQVLGWQNQIKDGIQVLPMIIGAAIFILVNRIDMSHMPHGLETFTLKLAASSFGVYLLHENMFLYRLIWPTVAGMFPVPHSSLSKIAIFVACVLIVYAAASLVAFLLDTLIVHPLERTIRILQR from the coding sequence TTGGCAAAACCTAAACAGACACGCAGACTGAACGTCGAGGTGCTTCGCATTTTCGCGATGCTGCTCATTGTTGCATGTCACGGAATCTTGCATATCCCTTGGATGCTCAATGTAGACAAAGGCTTGGCGTTCAAGCCCGGCTGGAGATACGCCCTATCGTATCTGGTGGTGCAATACGGACAGGTCGGAGTCGCCATTTTCTTCGTGATTTCCGGGTATTTCCTGGTCAGGAAGCGATTCAACTGGACGCGAATCTTCAAGACATGGTTCCAGATGTTCTGCTATGGGATCCTCGTTTTTGCTATCATCTTCATCTGCGCATTGAACATGCGACTGCCGGGCGGAATCAGCGATTCTTTCCATGGCGACAACCTCATCACCACACTGGTTTGGACCTTTTTACCATTTTTCTTCGGCAGTTATTGGTTCATTACTGCTTACATCTGTATGCTACTGCTGTCGCCATTCCTCAACGCGTTGTTCGACAATCTTTCCGAACGCTATATTGACGCCCTTATCGGATTGCTTGCGATATTCGGTATCTGGATGCTGTTCTTCGACCGGGGCAAGGCATGGGACAATGTCACTTATGCCGTGTTGGGGTATCTGATAGGTGGTTGGATCCGCAACTATGCCGACAAGCACTCCAAAATACTGCGAACGAGAAATCTTGTGTTCCTGATTATCCTTTTCACCATATGTATGGCGGTTTTCAATCATGTTTCCGCCAGTGGTGTGCATGTTGTGCAGGTTCTTGGTTGGCAAAACCAGATTAAAGACGGAATCCAAGTCCTGCCGATGATTATCGGTGCGGCGATTTTCATCCTGGTCAATCGGATTGATATGTCGCATATGCCGCATGGCCTGGAAACGTTCACGCTGAAGCTTGCTGCCTCCTCATTCGGTGTTTACCTGCTGCATGAGAACATGTTCTTATATCGCCTGATCTGGCCGACAGTTGCGGGTATGTTCCCCGTTCCACACTCCAGCTTGTCGAAAATTGCGATTTTTGTGGCCTGTGTGCTTATCGTCTACGCGGCCGCATCCTTGGTCGCGTTCCTGTTGGACACCCTTATCGTGCATCCTTTGGAACGTACAATCAGGATATTGCAACGTTGA
- a CDS encoding LicD family protein: MSAKVRIQYDNSEILRQDHELLQSQIDLLKTYDAHIEQLLWTALRRDGEDELVAKKRIFKNMFHATGSLRLLQLGGAQLLKDFDALCRKNSIDYWINCGTLIGAVRHQGFIPWDDDMDLGMTRDQIQKLTELIDTNPQYSKRFKVSLNYDPYAFCRQIRFMYNDPNNPCFLDLFIYDYAEGDAAEQYSKRSALRESLIDALKALPFFEQWKEHGYVAAGDGHSAQVEGIFEDYRQQALQQHVISEDKADIIMYGMDNWTPDDNLCAYSSTVVFPLKDLSFEGSNVLAPQHPETILEREYGDIYNLPDDMVSHFDHVSRKLFKNQAVLESLKTSIKDPEGYLA; the protein is encoded by the coding sequence ATGTCTGCAAAAGTCAGAATTCAGTATGACAACTCGGAAATCCTGCGTCAAGATCACGAATTGCTGCAATCCCAAATCGACCTGTTAAAAACTTATGATGCCCATATCGAACAGCTTCTATGGACCGCTCTTCGACGTGACGGCGAGGATGAACTCGTCGCGAAGAAGCGGATTTTCAAGAATATGTTTCACGCCACCGGCTCTCTGCGTCTGCTTCAGCTCGGCGGCGCTCAACTGCTCAAGGATTTTGATGCTCTCTGCCGCAAAAACTCCATCGATTACTGGATCAATTGCGGCACTTTGATCGGTGCCGTACGACATCAAGGTTTCATCCCTTGGGACGACGACATGGACCTGGGCATGACACGCGATCAAATCCAAAAGCTCACCGAGCTGATTGACACGAATCCCCAATACAGCAAACGCTTCAAAGTCTCGCTGAACTATGATCCATACGCTTTCTGCCGACAGATTCGTTTCATGTACAACGACCCCAACAATCCCTGCTTCCTTGACCTGTTCATTTACGACTATGCCGAAGGCGACGCCGCAGAACAGTACTCGAAACGAAGCGCGTTGAGAGAAAGCCTTATTGACGCCCTTAAAGCTCTTCCGTTCTTTGAGCAATGGAAAGAGCACGGCTACGTGGCAGCCGGCGATGGGCATAGCGCGCAAGTTGAGGGAATCTTCGAAGATTACCGGCAACAGGCGTTGCAACAGCATGTCATCTCTGAAGACAAGGCAGACATCATCATGTACGGAATGGACAACTGGACACCGGACGACAATCTGTGTGCCTATTCGTCAACCGTTGTCTTTCCGCTCAAAGACCTGTCGTTCGAAGGTTCGAACGTGCTCGCGCCCCAGCATCCAGAAACGATTCTCGAACGGGAATACGGCGACATCTACAATCTCCCCGACGACATGGTCTCTCATTTCGATCATGTCTCACGTAAGCTGTTCAAGAATCAAGCCGTTCTGGAATCGCTGAAAACCTCGATAAAAGATCCTGAAGGATATCTCGCCTGA
- a CDS encoding polysaccharide ABC transporter ATP-binding protein has product MDKNGTAKDEAIRSRGESPVVLSVKNVSKSFRLPTEQATGIKMAFLNWTKGIKGYTEQKVLKDISFDVHQGDFFGIVGRNGSGKSTLLKIISGIYVPEQGTVDVTGKLVPFIELGVGFNPELTGRENVYLNGALLGFTHAEIDAMYDDIVQFAELEDFMDQKLKNYSSGMQVRLAFSVAIKAQGDILVLDEVLAVGDEAFQRKCDNFFAEVKQDPTKTVILVTHSMESVKKYCNDAILIKDGKIIASGNKNDVADRYTLENLKRKDKEKQVGESGGKAEAYETGLNKRVPILSVNPVSNQVVDGAEPFKFEIEYQFDEVGTDFYMAIAMYDVKRGGVVYDTGSKRLKMKEYGHVKVRYEIPLDPFNNGQFRIVTSLRTPNPLHDDTTDMVAFTSDENSCFFNISNKRNRDYALLSDRAMQVKELDTVKCPRED; this is encoded by the coding sequence ATGGATAAGAACGGCACTGCCAAAGACGAAGCCATCAGGTCACGTGGTGAATCACCCGTCGTCCTTTCGGTGAAAAACGTCTCGAAATCGTTCAGGCTGCCTACCGAACAGGCTACGGGCATCAAGATGGCGTTCCTCAATTGGACCAAAGGCATCAAGGGATACACCGAGCAGAAGGTACTCAAGGACATCAGCTTCGACGTCCATCAAGGTGATTTCTTCGGCATCGTAGGCAGAAACGGTTCCGGCAAATCGACGTTGCTCAAAATCATTTCCGGTATCTATGTGCCAGAACAAGGAACTGTGGATGTCACGGGCAAACTGGTCCCGTTCATTGAGCTTGGTGTCGGTTTCAACCCAGAACTGACAGGGCGCGAGAACGTCTACCTCAATGGGGCGCTGCTTGGCTTTACTCATGCCGAAATCGACGCCATGTATGACGATATCGTGCAGTTTGCCGAGCTTGAGGATTTCATGGACCAGAAGCTCAAGAACTATTCCTCCGGTATGCAGGTGCGTTTGGCTTTTTCCGTGGCCATTAAAGCGCAAGGCGATATTCTGGTGCTCGATGAAGTACTGGCGGTCGGTGACGAAGCGTTCCAGCGCAAGTGCGATAACTTCTTCGCCGAGGTTAAACAAGATCCGACAAAAACGGTCATCCTTGTCACCCATAGTATGGAATCGGTCAAGAAATACTGTAATGATGCCATTCTCATCAAAGACGGCAAAATCATCGCCAGCGGCAACAAAAATGATGTGGCTGACCGCTACACACTGGAAAACCTCAAACGTAAGGATAAAGAAAAGCAGGTCGGCGAAAGCGGTGGAAAGGCAGAGGCGTATGAGACGGGCCTCAACAAGCGCGTGCCGATTTTAAGCGTCAATCCAGTTTCCAACCAGGTGGTCGACGGCGCCGAGCCGTTCAAATTCGAAATCGAGTATCAGTTCGATGAAGTGGGAACGGACTTCTATATGGCGATTGCCATGTATGACGTCAAGCGAGGCGGAGTAGTCTACGATACCGGATCGAAACGCCTGAAAATGAAGGAATACGGCCACGTCAAGGTGCGCTATGAGATTCCGCTGGACCCGTTCAACAACGGCCAGTTCAGAATCGTGACTTCGTTGCGTACTCCCAATCCGCTTCATGACGATACCACTGATATGGTGGCGTTCACCAGCGATGAGAATTCCTGTTTCTTCAATATCAGCAACAAGCGCAACAGAGACTATGCTTTGCTCAGCGATCGGGCGATGCAGGTCAAGGAACTGGATACGGTGAAGTGCCCGCGGGAAGATTGA
- a CDS encoding ABC transporter permease has protein sequence MTELIKRLQKRYHYAIVIFKELVKTDFQLRYQGSFLGVLWSVLKPLMLFCVMYVVFVKFLKFTDGTPTYTISLLCGNCLWGFFSEATSMGMRSVVDRGDLLRKIHFPNYIIVAATTMGSMISLGINMVVVIVFGFFTHAHYTWRVLLVPLSIIQLYLLALGVALLLGTMYVYYRDIAHIWEVALQALFYATPVIYPISMVTQNPHFAWAAKLLMLNPSTQAIMDIRHNLLSPEYVDTVWSIVNTTWIDLIPYVLSVIIIWLGIHEFRKHSSKFAEVL, from the coding sequence GTGACCGAGTTGATCAAACGCCTCCAGAAGAGGTACCACTATGCGATTGTGATATTCAAGGAGTTGGTGAAAACCGATTTCCAGCTGCGTTATCAGGGTTCGTTCCTCGGTGTTCTATGGTCGGTCCTTAAGCCGCTGATGTTGTTCTGCGTGATGTATGTGGTGTTCGTCAAGTTCCTCAAATTCACGGATGGTACCCCGACTTACACCATTTCTTTGCTTTGTGGCAACTGTCTGTGGGGCTTCTTCAGCGAGGCGACTTCGATGGGTATGCGTTCCGTGGTCGACCGTGGTGATCTGCTGCGCAAGATTCATTTCCCGAACTACATTATCGTCGCTGCCACCACCATGGGCTCCATGATTTCCCTGGGGATTAACATGGTCGTGGTCATCGTTTTCGGCTTCTTCACACATGCCCATTACACCTGGCGCGTCTTGCTCGTGCCCTTGAGCATCATTCAGCTTTATCTGCTCGCCCTTGGCGTGGCGTTATTGCTGGGGACGATGTACGTTTATTATCGTGATATCGCCCATATCTGGGAGGTCGCGCTGCAGGCGCTTTTCTATGCCACACCGGTTATCTATCCGATTTCCATGGTTACCCAAAATCCGCATTTCGCGTGGGCCGCGAAACTTTTGATGCTCAATCCGAGCACGCAGGCCATCATGGACATTCGTCACAACCTGCTTTCGCCTGAATACGTCGACACCGTTTGGTCGATTGTCAACACGACTTGGATCGATCTGATTCCCTACGTTCTTTCCGTCATTATCATTTGGCTCGGTATTCACGAATTCCGCAAGCACAGCAGCAAGTTTGCAGAGGTACTTTAG
- a CDS encoding DUF4422 domain-containing protein yields MDSKAQENQPRIRIFISSHKHVNAPQGECMQLVQVGAAHAPEHFEEMAHHDDEGENISEKNPMYCELTTQYWAWKNVDADYYGFCHYRRYFDFSDVKHEENAYGEVMDSYIDQAALNKYGINDETIQRIVPGYDVITTPFGDLRRIIDQHKTPTAVWHAATQLHDDDLKRMRDIIGKLQPEYLKDADTFLNGNSSCFCNMFIMKKEIFFDYCEWIFPILEEFERETDMSKYSKEALRTPGHLAERLLNIYLLHHKRVGTDWKMKELQCVHFTHPEPDQPLAPIAEVGKPLVPVVFAANEKYVPQLATAIYSAMSNASKDRHYDVVVLQRDITPISQRRMQMFFERFENMTLRFVDVDREISRYHLSTNNPHISIETYYRFVIQGILPFYDKVLYLDADIIVTGDIAELYDTEIGDNLLAAAHDIDFLSNLNVKNGKRPQYATETLKMHDPYAYFQAGVLILNTKAMRQYHSVEQWLTLATNPDYIYNDQDVLNVQCEGRMTYLPWQWNVLHDCAGRVSELFVSAPNNAYDAYMQSRKDPKIIHYAGFIKPWNDPDCDFAYLYWEYARETPFYEQLIKKVVVSDRPKTRKKKSGKPRAVKKNSGLRRILDPILPIGSKRREFFKVIGRVIRH; encoded by the coding sequence ATGGATTCGAAGGCTCAGGAAAATCAGCCCCGCATAAGGATTTTCATTTCCTCGCACAAGCACGTCAATGCACCGCAGGGCGAGTGCATGCAGCTCGTGCAGGTCGGTGCGGCACACGCTCCTGAACATTTCGAAGAGATGGCCCACCACGATGATGAAGGCGAGAACATCTCCGAGAAAAACCCCATGTACTGTGAGCTGACCACCCAGTATTGGGCATGGAAAAACGTTGATGCTGATTACTACGGTTTCTGCCATTACCGCCGGTACTTCGATTTCAGCGACGTAAAACACGAAGAGAACGCCTACGGCGAGGTCATGGACAGCTACATCGACCAAGCTGCACTGAACAAGTATGGCATCAACGACGAAACCATCCAACGCATCGTTCCGGGCTATGACGTCATCACCACGCCTTTCGGCGATTTGCGCAGGATCATCGACCAACACAAAACACCCACGGCCGTATGGCACGCCGCCACTCAGCTGCATGATGACGATCTGAAAAGGATGCGGGACATCATCGGCAAGTTGCAGCCGGAGTATCTGAAAGATGCCGACACATTCCTGAACGGCAATAGTTCCTGCTTCTGCAACATGTTCATCATGAAGAAGGAAATCTTCTTCGATTACTGCGAATGGATCTTCCCCATCCTCGAAGAGTTCGAGCGCGAGACGGACATGTCGAAATACAGCAAGGAGGCGCTGCGGACTCCCGGGCATCTGGCGGAACGTCTGCTGAACATCTACCTGCTGCACCACAAGCGGGTCGGCACTGATTGGAAGATGAAAGAACTGCAATGCGTGCATTTCACCCATCCCGAACCAGACCAACCCTTGGCTCCGATTGCCGAAGTCGGCAAGCCACTCGTGCCGGTGGTTTTCGCAGCGAATGAGAAATATGTTCCGCAACTGGCAACGGCCATCTATTCTGCCATGTCCAACGCCTCGAAAGACAGGCATTACGATGTGGTAGTGCTCCAGCGCGACATCACGCCAATCAGCCAGCGACGTATGCAGATGTTCTTCGAACGCTTCGAGAACATGACATTGCGTTTTGTCGACGTCGACCGTGAAATATCACGGTATCATCTGAGTACCAACAACCCTCACATCAGCATCGAAACCTATTATCGCTTCGTCATTCAGGGTATTCTGCCCTTCTATGACAAGGTCCTCTATCTTGATGCCGACATTATCGTCACCGGCGATATCGCAGAGCTTTACGATACCGAAATCGGTGACAACCTTCTCGCCGCAGCTCATGACATCGATTTCCTGAGCAACCTCAACGTCAAGAACGGCAAACGCCCCCAATACGCAACCGAGACGCTCAAGATGCACGACCCATACGCCTACTTCCAGGCCGGTGTTCTGATTTTGAACACCAAAGCGATGCGTCAGTATCATTCCGTCGAGCAGTGGCTCACACTGGCCACAAATCCGGATTACATCTATAACGATCAGGACGTGCTCAATGTGCAGTGCGAAGGGCGAATGACATATCTGCCCTGGCAATGGAATGTGCTGCACGACTGCGCCGGCCGTGTCTCCGAGCTATTCGTATCCGCACCCAACAACGCGTATGACGCGTATATGCAGTCTCGGAAAGACCCGAAGATCATTCATTACGCCGGTTTTATCAAACCTTGGAACGACCCTGACTGCGATTTCGCCTATCTCTATTGGGAATATGCAAGGGAAACCCCATTCTATGAACAGCTCATCAAAAAAGTGGTTGTCTCCGACCGTCCAAAGACTCGGAAAAAGAAGTCCGGCAAACCCCGTGCGGTAAAGAAAAACAGCGGTCTGCGCAGAATACTGGATCCGATTCTTCCGATAGGGTCGAAAAGACGCGAATTCTTCAAGGTCATAGGACGTGTTATACGGCACTGA
- a CDS encoding glycosyltransferase, with amino-acid sequence MPQNKQPRIAVLLPCYNEEVTIGKVVRDFHRALPDAAIYVYDNNSTDKTAQIASSEGAIVRKEPRQGKGNVIRAMFEDIDADVYVMADGDDTYPAESAPEMVQKIVDGYDMVIGDRLSSTYFEENKRPFHNFGNRLVRGSINFLFGSHVHDIMTGYRAFSFTFVKTYPVLSHGFEIETEMTIHSLNNNLRIYEMPIQYRDRPAGSVSKLDTVGDGIKVLNTIFQMIREYKPLPFFGGCGLVVALVGLGFMLSVMIDFWHTGMVARFPTLIGAVMLVIAGLLLFITGIILDVIAKNERKLFISDSNKFAYMCRTRHFINHYSTVSADSTPANTPKELR; translated from the coding sequence ATGCCGCAAAACAAACAACCGCGTATCGCCGTGCTTCTCCCCTGCTATAACGAAGAAGTGACCATAGGCAAGGTGGTACGCGATTTTCATAGAGCTTTGCCCGATGCGGCAATCTATGTCTACGACAACAATTCGACCGATAAAACCGCCCAGATCGCCAGCAGTGAAGGTGCCATCGTCCGCAAGGAACCGCGTCAAGGCAAAGGCAACGTTATCCGCGCGATGTTTGAGGACATCGACGCCGACGTGTACGTGATGGCGGACGGCGACGACACCTATCCGGCAGAATCCGCACCGGAAATGGTTCAGAAAATCGTCGACGGCTACGACATGGTCATCGGAGATCGGCTGAGTTCCACCTATTTCGAGGAAAACAAACGCCCATTCCATAACTTCGGCAACCGACTGGTGCGCGGTTCCATCAATTTCCTTTTCGGTTCGCATGTACATGACATCATGACCGGCTATCGGGCGTTCTCGTTCACATTCGTGAAAACCTATCCGGTGCTCTCCCACGGCTTTGAAATCGAAACCGAAATGACGATTCACAGCCTCAACAACAACCTGCGTATCTACGAAATGCCGATTCAATACCGGGACCGCCCCGCAGGATCGGTGAGCAAACTCGACACGGTCGGCGACGGCATCAAAGTGCTCAATACGATTTTCCAGATGATTCGTGAATACAAGCCTCTTCCGTTCTTCGGAGGCTGTGGGCTGGTCGTCGCTCTTGTCGGCTTGGGTTTCATGCTGAGTGTCATGATCGATTTCTGGCATACAGGTATGGTTGCGCGCTTCCCGACATTAATCGGAGCTGTGATGCTGGTGATAGCAGGACTCCTGCTCTTTATAACCGGCATCATTCTGGACGTCATCGCCAAAAACGAGCGCAAGCTGTTCATCAGCGACAGCAATAAATTCGCCTACATGTGCAGGACACGTCACTTTATCAACCATTACAGCACAGTATCCGCCGATTCCACGCCTGCCAATACACCAAAGGAACTACGATAA